A section of the Malus sylvestris chromosome 17, drMalSylv7.2, whole genome shotgun sequence genome encodes:
- the LOC126611889 gene encoding 60S ribosomal protein L13-1-like, with protein MTRVMVCLWFGFSGLTSAFPEVAMKSLLGFQRNLHQPLEFMLIIVRRIVLARVFKLHVDDSPAKEIANDTQLQGPYLPIAREKPTVELVKVTDELKSFKAYDKLHVERMNTRHIGAMLKKVLEF; from the exons ATGACCAGAGTAATGGTGTGTTTGTGGTTTGGTTTCTCTGGTTTAACTTCTGCCTTTCCTGAGGTAGCAATGAAAAG TCTGCTGGGATTCCAAAGAAACTTACACCAGCCATTGGAATTTATGTTGATCATCGTAAGAAGAATCGTTCTCGCGAGGGTCTTCAAGCTACATGTTGATGATTCTCCTGCAAAGGAAATTGCCAATGACACCCAGCTCCAAGGCCCTTACCTTCCAATTGCACGAGAGAAGCCCACAGTTGAGCTTGTGAAGGTTACCGATGAGTTGAAATCATTCAAGGCATATGACAAACTTCACGTGGAGAGGATGAACACACGCCATATTGGTGCCATGCTCAAAAAGGTGTTAgagttttga